aaaaaaataaacggaatatttttttatttagaaGAAAACTATTATTAAGTcatttttctatttatatatgttcttataaaaaaagttcttgaatcatttatatttataaattttttttttttttttttttttttttaattataaaaaaaaataagacaaataaaatatgaaaacatTAAAAGACAAATACACAATACAaattatatggaaaaaaaaattaaaaagaatagaaaaaatataaattacaaaataattgacatatatatatcatatagcaaattaaaagaaataaatatgtaaacaaaatttaaaataacaaatacaTTCATgcaaggaaaaaaaaaaaaaaaaaaaaaaaaaaaaaaacacatttcttttttatatatcttgttttaaatatttcattttcataaAGAGATATAGTTCATTTAGTATTATTtcgtttataaaaattaaaactttaatatatatgttttattttattcatcaTATTGTTCATTGTGTTCTTCTGGTATTTCTTCAACATTTTCTTCAGCATTTTCTTCTACATTTTCTTCTACATTTTCTTCAGCATTTTCTTCAGCATTTTCTTCAGCATTTTCTTCTACATTTTCTTCTACATTTTCTTCAGCATTTTCTTCTACATTTTCTTCTACATTTTCTTCTACATTTTCAACATTTTCTTCTACATTTTCTTCTACATTTTCTTCAACATTTTCAACATTTTCTTCAACATTTTCAACATTTTCTTCAACATTTTCAACATTTTCTTCAACATTTCCTTCAACATTTTCAACATTTCCTTCAACATTTTCAACATTTCCTTCAACATTTTCAACATTTTCTTCAACATTTTCAACATTTTCTTCTACATTTTCTTCTACATTTTCAACATTTTCTTCTACATTTTCTTCAACATTTTCTTCTACATTTTCTTCTGCATTTTCTTCTGCATTTTCTTCTGTATATTGGTATACATTTGCATTTGATCTTTCCTTTTCTTGCTCTGCCTTAACTGTGATTATTCcatgaataatattttctacaATATCTCTggtatcatatttttttgctTTTATCGCGCCTTTTTTACTACCTGCAAATTTCTCCATAATGGCtgataattcttttaatgaTTTAGCTCTATTTGTAATAGTTTTTTCATCTACTGATGAATCTGTCAATATGTGTTCAGCGGCATTAAAAACTGTCTTCTCTATATCATCAATGGAAATATCTACTATATTACTAACAATTGTTTCTAATATTTTGGTCTGATCTGTTTCACTTAGGTCTAAAATATTGATTGATTTGTTATCAGTATCAACATTAGAATTGGTGTTTTCtaaattgtatattattGAATTTATTTGTTCACTAGTtcctaaatattttttcaatgtACTCATTagattatcatttatatttgataatTCCTTTCTATTATTATGAGATCCAGCTTCAAGTTTTTTAATTGATTTCTTGGATTTTTTCAAATGGCTTTTAGCAACATGTTTAAATGTAAATCTTAAAGATTCTAATATTGGTTTAGCAAAGTGAGATCTCATTACACCTTCAAGTTTTTCTATAATTGGTAGATTCCATTCTGCATTGCCATCTATATATGgttgtataatatttaataaagatTCAGATACATATAGTTCTCTTTCTTTTTGATATTCTtccaaaaattttaataagtGTTTACTTTTATTCTCAAAATCTTTCATAGATAATCTCTTTTCAAAAACGAATCTCAAAAGAGTTGCTATTTTGGGCGTTCCGGTAAAAGAATTCAATCTGTCTAAACTAGATAAAAAGTAAAACAAGGATGGATTAATAAAGTTCACGTTTTTTATTCCATCATATCCGTATTTATTGTACcatctttttttatcaatatcTGATAAAATTTGATAGGCTTCGTTGACTTTTCTAAAGTTGTGGAAATCAGAAAGATCTGATTTTTGATTTTCATAGTACAAATCAGCTAACTTAAAATAACGTTCAGAAATTTCATTCATATCTGCATTAACACCAACACCTAATACATCGTAATATAATGTATCGGGTATTTCAATTGTTGGAGCTACTTCTGAATCTTGTTGAACTTCACTAACAGCTTCTTCTATATTTTCTTGAATAGTAGATATTTCTTCTTGTATTTGACTTTCATCAACAGTTTGTTCTTCTACATTTTCATCAACAGTTGGTTCTTCTACATTTTCATCAACAGTTGGTTCTTCTACATTTTCATCAACAGTTGGTTCTTCTACATTTTCATCAACAGTTGGTTCTTCTACATTTTCATCAACAGTTTGTTCTTCTACATTTTCATCAACAGTTTGTTCTTCTACATTTTCATCAACAGTttgttcttcttcattttcatcaaCAGATCCTTCTTCCTCATTTTCATCAACAGATTCTTCTTCAGATGCAGATAACATATCAGCATATTTCTGTTTTTCCAAATCAAACAACAAATCTTCATCTGTATAAAGAGCATCTGATGAATCATCATCCAAATATTCACCATCCTTTACGGTATCATAAAAGTTAACAGCTGAATTTTTAATACTAGCTTTTAAAGATGGTAATATATCAccatattcatttattcGTTGTTCTCCAACTTCTTCTACTGAATCTTGTTGTGGTTCAACTTTTTCGTAATCTTCACCCGCACAACATAACCAtcctcttcttcttttttttttttgcagcTTTTCTGCTCTTTTCTTCATTTCTTCTGCTGCCGCCTTTGCTGCTCTCATTTCTAAACTTTTCAATTCCCCTATAtgtttaaaagaagaaaggtcactattcataatttttctGCACGAATATTGAATTTGGTTGGATAAAGCTTTCCAAGCGATTTGGTTCAAAACAGTCAATCTTCTATATTCTTCAAGATTTAAATACTTCTGTCTGTACCAGGTTTGAAATTGTTTGTTCAATCTTTCTTCAAGGTTATCTCCTCCTTGATTAATAAGTTTTAAGCATTGTCCCCATTTGCTCTCTAATACTTCTTTTGGCATATCATATTGAGTCTTGTACTGACTGTAAGTTTtctctaattttttttttagaaatgcatatttttttctattaatatCCATTACATCATCCCATAAAGTTTGCATTGCTTTAATAATATCTTCTCCATTACTTCCTATGGTATCAACCCTTTGGTTAAAGTCTAAAAGAGTTTTATCTACAATAAGTGGATTGAACTCCTTTGTATGAGGAATGGCTTCAtagttattattaaatttatatctatTTACATCAGTCATCAACTTATCATTAAAACCCAAAATATTTGTATGATCAATATCAGGATTACCTTCAAAGGTAAAAGTTGATTTTTCCGTTGGTAAACCAAATACTTGACTTACAACTATTGGGTTTTCAGTGTCAGCATATGGGTTTAATGGTAATTGTTCTCCATATAAATTTCTTGAGCATCTGTCAGTATATTGTATGCCAGAACTTGAACTTCCATTATATGCAAGATTACcctatgaaagaaaaaaattatatatatatatatgcatacaatataataataaaaagattacattaaaagataataggtattatattttctatataaaatatatatgatatacaaataaaataaacacaaacataaaattaaatataaatatataaaaaaatatattatttcaatgaaaaaaataaaaaaaaaaaagaaaaacttacatttaaaatgatatatagtACTCCAAGAATTGGAAGAACAGCACGTTTAGAACACAACGCCTTTAAAAAACTCTTGTTTTCACTTCttctttcttcttcatcaaaTGAATATATGGTGGGACTTTTTTCCTTAACATTTCTTGTGCCCATATATTGTTGAGAAAACATCCAACTATATGCGCAAAAAggtttcataattatttaaatattttcttattataaattatttaagtataaaaataaaaccaagtaatttttttttttttttttttttaataatattttgtctataaatataatattattataatattatatatataaataaaattagtagtaaatttttttttctatcttgaaaaaaaaaatataaaattataaaaataaaaaaaaaaaaatatatatatatattattataatataataataataaaaaaatattttttttttttttttttttttttttttttttctcgctatatataaataataaaaaaaaaaaatatataaaataaattatttcttttttttttttttttttttttcaacaatatttatataaaaaaaaaattctataaaattttatttttttataattattatttatattatttctttttcgtattttttattaaaataaaaagaacaaataaaCAGAGAAagcttatttattttatagttatttatttattattatttttttttttaataatttaataagaaaagtattttatattttaaaatataaaaccaACGAAATCTACCAACAGTTAGAtgaaactatatatatatagaataaattattaaataaattatttgttttattttatttttattatttttatttatttattattatttttttttttttttgtatttcctTTAATATAATGTTagcaaataaaataataaaatatagctttaaaaaaagaataaagaaattctaagaaatattaaataataacaaaaataaagcGTCTCACTCATAACCATTTATTTGTTGttattatagaaaaaaaaaaaaatacaacaaaagaatatataaaatattatataattaaaaattattcattcactttaaaaattttatattttatttaaatatcttACATTATAAAACAGcatgtataaaaataaacagattatttcatatatatatataaataaatacatataaaatattatgtttatatgttattatatattatatatatatatatatatatatattcttttaatttatttcgtttcttaattttttttttttatatatttctttaatttttaaaataacgCAGTTACAGATTTTATTTAGAATAAATCTAATTCTTAATAAACACAAAACcctaataattttaaattcttttataaaatttatttttttttcatattaatatatatataattcttttataatattatatattaaaataatgcttcaaataattttaataataattataattatatatgaatgcattttttttataatttaattaaataatttaaaaactacataaaaaaatttaaataaaaatatgatgattattatataacaagtatataaattatttttttaaaataaataatatataaaataagatatatattatatattattaaatatcattatatttttaacattttAATCTGTTGTAAGATTAGAACAAAAGCATTgaggatatataaataaaattctatgtacttattttttatatgttttaattaaaaagtaTACCATGcatgtttttataaataatttaataatacatataaaataaaatatatatataatatatatataatttttaaaaataagtttatatatatttgttttttataaaaaatacttattttaaatttataagtatatatattatataattatattaatatttaaaagtgtcacctatatatataatattatatttttgttctgtttataataaagaaaaaaaaaaaaaagaaaaaaaaaaagaaaaaaaaaaggatttcttttttgtatcatattttataaaaaaaaaatatataaatttattttaagtttttttttaaagttttttcttcttttaaatgaataaaatataaataaataaagtttataatacaatatatagtatttataattttattttttatttaaattttttttttttttttttagtataattattaaaattgtaattttttatataagaaaatatttttgttcctttaatttttttaaaatatttttttttttttttcggaATTTTTTCAATAgtctttaataaatatttattaataatcgTAGTactaaaatttttataaaaataaaaaagagcaacagttatattttttttgtattctaataaaataaatatttctttatatgaGTAAATACACAATATGTTGTATTTATGTAAAGgcatcatataatatataatatatttgcggtttattttttttaatttatactggcatattttaattttttctctaaataaaaataaaaaatgattgtatatgatataaaaaaagtgtAATGGTTGAAGAGAATTTATGTTTTTcttagaaaaaaatgattttttGGAATAGGATATATATCTATGtcttttgaaatatatataattattcaattaataatataaaatataactaaaaataaaatatatataatgtatttaaatatttcaatatattattattagtgaATGGActgtatattaaaaaaaatttgtttcTGAAACATAGAAATGTTTCAATTtaaatttctttattttatatgtaaattttttctcatatatattttgtataataaatattttgatataacatgatgaaaatttttttttgtttatgaAATTGTTATCTACATTTTTCcttaatttaaaagataaaaaagaaaaaattaaaattaaaataaaattaaaagtaaTTTTATAAGatgtaatatttaaaaagaaaagaaagaaaagaaaaagagctttattatattttgacagttatgaattatttactataaatatgatatactatgtatttaatattttataatgaaaTGTAAACATATCataaataaaagtataattataatatataaacatttgaAATTTAATTGTATaccatatatttaatataaaatatgaataatgagTTCTAAAATGAATTTTAGACATATAAATttcaaaagaataaaatgaattataaattatagtaattatcattttaacttcaaattgtttttttttgtttttttatttaaatatatgtagtaTAATgtccataaaaaaaattttatttaagaataaattctttaaataatataagttatatataaaaaaaaaatattataaaacattattGATATATCATTGATAAGTAAAATTCTTCATATTCTAAAAAATACATTACCGTACATAAATGTTTCTTGCATTCATGTTTCCATGaaaattttcttcttttgcgtaacaacatatataaaagcTATCActgttataaatattaaaacaaaCACAGCAATTGCTATAAGATATGAGAAAAACGCTCCACTAGTAGCAGAGGCAGCACGTACGTTGTAGGTGGATAAAAGGGAAACtctaattatattaatattttgaaataaagtgacaaaaaaaaaaaaaaacatttacaCAAACAAGGGATTTAGTCAATTGAGTAAGGGTATTTCCAATATAAGAGGCTATAATTACCCCTTGAGCAACAGTAGCATCCATATTAGTATCATAATTTCCTACAAATACAGAAAAAAGGAACAGATTCCTAAACTTAAACACAAActctttttaaattatctatataattatcaacTACATTATTTTAAGAAGATAATTGATCGTATGAATACATGTTATTTTAACATTCAGAAggattatcattttcattatttgatTTATCTGAAAGTTTTCGAAAATATAGTTCTTGTTTTCCATCAAAATCATTATAAAGCTTTCTTTGCATTCCTAAATATCCAAGGCGACCAGGAGATATGTTTGAATTTCCTCCTTgtgtgttattatatatttcttttttatatttctttctaTTTGGTGTTCCAGGAAATTTCTTATTTCTTATTGGTGGtactttttcttttgtttttttttcatcatttgaatatttgtttttcttgCATTTTCCTTCATTCGTATTTGAATATTCGCCTagttcattattttcatgttCATCGTTTGTTGTAAGTTCATGTGATAATTCTCCTAATAGTCTAAAATTTGTTGTCCTTAAAACCATGTTTTCATggttcatatttatatataatgcatCGCAGTCATTCTGTAAAAATgtagaaaaacaaaaaaaaataaaatcaataaattaataaaaaaaaaaaaaaaaaaaaaaaaaattaaattaaattatattatattatattatattaatcattcattcttattataaataaatatggaaattataaataaaaatattaaaatgtataataacAAAAGGTTGTTTTGATTtgtatacatgtatatatataatttgcaacttttttatttctcaCATTATAAAATAAGGTTATTGCTCCTAATACgattgaaaatataattaatttaaaattataagatatcatttttaatatatatgctaTTGTATTTAGagatgtaatatatatatatatatatatatatatatatgtgtatattatataaaaaaaaagatattaagaaaatatgtatatatattattaatgagGTTCAGTtttaataacaaataatattttctatatataaaaaatcgtttaaaaaaaaaatttatgtgCTTTAagatgtaatataaatatattttattattttttttttttttattagatatacaaaagaataatataattttataaaatttgtgtgaattatatataaatataaaataatttttttaaaagtttttttacattttgttAGAGTTAGTATTATTGTAAATTATGCAAATATGtgtaatgtttatatatatatatagttctTTATATTAATGAATCGTGatgttcatatttataaatataagacttataatataaatattaatttaaaatattaataaattaaaattaatcatagaaataaataattaatatatttttatattttttataaaaaaaaaaaaaaaaaaaaaaaaaaaaaaattatcttttctttatataattatttcacattttacatatatatatgtgagttatatattttattatttaattatatatctaCTATACAATGGAGTactaaaatttttaaaaacgttgaaataaaaagagaACATAATACAGTTATAATTGCTAAATTATAGTTCTTGagttattttttaattagattatacatttattatatattaaaataatgtttataatatatatttgtatatattttctaatagATATTTAGAGATTGttctatttttaatatatttaattattattatgtacgTTATGTATTTTATGGCGTTTGAACGCAATGATCTATATATCTATTACAacaatattaaaattgtgtgttaatttattttcatttaatcaATTATCCataattttgtaaaattagataataaatataaatatataaatataattagttctttttttcctttttattgtaatacatataatacatatatacaatagAATTGAggttatatttatcattattattttattttatattaattaattttttttttttttttttattattatttatttatctatattttttattttattttattttttaatattattattttattttttttttttttatattattgttatttttttttttaatttttaaataatatataagaaaataatttgcttgatttaattaatttattatatagacGTTTTTTGaagttaaaaataattattattttttatgttaatattattaagagTGTTATAGTATTTTGAAagcaaaaatatttatcattatatttttaacttttttaaatatataagtatatgcttataataatatcttttGATTAATAtgagatataaaaataataaatatatatcatatatttaactatataataatttattatatatatatatatatatatttatatattattgtgaagtacacataatatattaaaaagtaatatagTGTAAGtagcatttatatataataatttactgttataatacaattttatttattttaaaattacataatattatttgttaaaatataaaataagaataatactATTAAGATGAAATATCATTGTGCAGAATATTATACTGAAgaaacaaatattaaaaacacAAGGAATGTTTGTTCCGTTAgacaaaaatttttaaatttgttaTCAATTACtggaattttattattagtagTAGTACTAAACGTAAGTTAATAAATGTGAaacttttataatatcaatatatatatatatctttttatatcaattattttttctacagaatataataatatgtgaGAAACGTGAAACAATGGATGGAggaaattatcatatatatagaagaaaTTTATCTGAGTTAAAAACTGAAAAGAATACAGGATTAAGAAGTAGCAGTTTAAAGAATAAAGGATTAAGAAATAGCAGTGAAAAGAATATGTTAACAAATAacaaagatgaaaaaaataataatattcctcTTAGTTCacaatgtaataatataaattataatgatttatCACAACAATTAACACTGGAGGATTTACATAATGTAttagataatttaaaagaacgTCCATCTAATGAAGATCTTTATAACATATGGAATCATGCTTTGGGTATATCTAAAGAAGGATTTCATGATATGATAAGAGAATTAGCGCTTTATATCGAAGATTATTTACTTACATATGAATATCAAcgttatcatcattttggAAAAAGGAAACCTATATGTGTAAATAGTAAATACCGTACATGGAGAAAATCAATGAATGAAATTGGACTTGCGCTATCATCTACAGATAGGGAAAATACACTTAAGTTTTATAATTTAGTTAAAGATGGAGCAATACTTGATGAAATGAAAaactttatttatttatttataaagtattatgatacattaaaaaatgatttatttaaaGAACATATGAACATATTTACAGAAAGGATGAATAATCCCAAAAGATTAcgtatttaaaatataaatttatatgaatatcaATTATGTTGTTTTATGGGAAAATacctatataatataattttactatattagataaaaatttaaattaaggtatatttattaaattcctTATATaagttattatattatggaatatatatataatagcagaaatataaaatatattatattaataataatatttataattatctaaAAGCATTTTCGAAATTTATAAGTTACAATTTATTAGTATCCATTAGCTATATTACTTTATAAAATGGATGGATCCGATATTTATAGCACATATTGTTaaaaaagtttttttttctataatacaatatatatatattcctatCACAATActaatgttattataatagtATTTTAACGTTTCGTGTTTTCGTATTTGTTTTcatttatgtttatgtttatgtttttttgttttttatttcttgttttttgttttagtTTTGTGTTTtcgtttttgttttttggtTCTTGTTTGTACTcctaattattatcattatcattataggaataacataatatttagatatattatgatttttttttttttttttttaaataattattaaatacatataaaaaaaatatatattattacttgttcagcatatatattatttaatattatctttttaatatataataatataatttattataataaccattaataaaatataatgattaaaaaatataaatatatcaattaTAGTTTGATAGCATGTAAGAATAGAATTATTCTATGAtaaattgtaatatatatgtatatattatacaataatatatgtttataatatagaaagctacaaataaatatacaatatattattatattgtacatataatttttcttttttttaaatttccttataataataaatatcattatatatatatatatatatatatatttgtctcagttatattatttaatacattaataataaatatataaacgtTTTATATCCTTTGAAAcatttttgaataatataaaaataataatgttaatatttgtaacgacatatattaattaaagaGAAACGTGAGAATaccataaaatttataagaaaaccaaaatatatatatcagaaAATAacaaagaataataataaaaaaaaagaacactaagtttttaaaatgtatatatactattatttcaaggttttattcatatcatatattataataaacaatgattctttttaattgatttatattattgtaaagatataaaattatatattagtatatctattttatatacatattctaataagatttaatatatatatgttgtacATCTTTAACaacaattatttaaatattttcatgttatttacaacaaaaaaaaaagttttttGTAATTAGAGTTTTACATGTTATATATAGTCATAAAAATAGAATTTAATTGTAATTTATGATGTGTAATAaagtaatattttattagaaaatgaaaaaaaaaaaaaacagaaattatataaaatgtggaaatgttttattttaattagtgcttttaaaatttaattaattaattaattttattttttgttataagTAAATGGGGAAATATTGGTCCagtaagaaaatatatttgcatgatgaaaaaagaatttttcatcatactttaaaaattataacaataattaAGTTTCAATATATGCAATtcctttaataaaattaaatgtattattatattttaattatttagttataatttttattataatataagcAACACaatacaaatgaaaaatCATTACACAAATATCTTATTATTGTTTGGTCTTCCTTCAAATAAATCATTAAGGTACTAACAAATATgcatgaaaaaattataattataatatatatatatattggcatatgctacatatataattatacttGTATATCCATATaccttatatataaaaataacatttatataaacatatattatatataattataacaaaaatatatattatctaagAATATAGAtaactataatatatatatgaatgttatattttttctaggTAAATAAAAGATCGAACTATTATagagtatatattttacatatatcaaACCAAACCAAAACAAAATTCCAATCAATAgtttattatgaaaatatgatTTGTACAAATCATCTATCTATGAAAACACCACAGAAATAGAAGAAGTAAGGAAGTAGTTCTATGAAAAAAGCTTTAAATTATTTGGATATTAGAAGAAcgtatgtaaaaaaaaaaaaaaagaacgaAAACAATGAaaagtataattttttaagaatttataaaaaaattatattaaaaaattaaacagaGAAAGTATTAACAGAACTATTTTCGTCATTGCAAACTGGCATAAAGAGATACGATTTACGTGTAtgtgaatataaaaagactTTATCATATAAGTTCTAAAAAAGTTGTCTCAATTTTGATTCTATTTCAGGATATGCGGCACCACGTTGTGTTTGTTTGTAAAGGTCTCACAAATAAATGGAAAAGTActtctttctttcttttataGAAATTATTAAGCAAAcaattatttctttatctACGAAATAAGGAATTTATTAtggtatt
The Plasmodium sp. gorilla clade G2 genome assembly, contig: PADLG01_00_3, whole genome shotgun sequence genome window above contains:
- a CDS encoding ring-infected erythrocyte surface antigen, whose translation is MKPFCAYSWMFSQQYMGTRNVKEKSPTIYSFDEEERRSENKSFLKALCSKRAVLPILGVLYIILNGNLAYNGSSSSGIQYTDRCSRNLYGEQLPLNPYADTENPIVVSQVFGLPTEKSTFTFEGNPDIDHTNILGFNDKLMTDVNRYKFNNNYEAIPHTKEFNPLIVDKTLLDFNQRVDTIGSNGEDIIKAMQTLWDDVMDINRKKYAFLKKKLEKTYSQYKTQYDMPKEVLESKWGQCLKLINQGGDNLEERLNKQFQTWYRQKYLNLEEYRRLTVLNQIAWKALSNQIQYSCRKIMNSDLSSFKHIGELKSLEMRAAKAAAEEMKKRAEKLQKKKRRRGWLCCAGEDYEKVEPQQDSVEEVGEQRINEYGDILPSLKASIKNSAVNFYDTVKDGEYLDDDSSDALYTDEDLLFDLEKQKYADMLSASEEESVDENEEEGSVDENEEEQTVDENVEEQTVDENVEEQTVDENVEEPTVDENVEEPTVDENVEEPTVDENVEEPTVDENVEEQTVDESQIQEEISTIQENIEEAVSEVQQDSEVAPTIEIPDTLYYDVLGVGVNADMNEISERYFKLADLYYENQKSDLSDFHNFRKVNEAYQILSDIDKKRWYNKYGYDGIKNVNFINPSLFYFLSSLDRLNSFTGTPKIATLLRFVFEKRLSMKDFENKSKHLLKFLEEYQKERELYVSESLLNIIQPYIDGNAEWNLPIIEKLEGVMRSHFAKPILESLRFTFKHVAKSHLKKSKKSIKKLEAGSHNNRKELSNINDNLMSTLKKYLGTSEQINSIIYNLENTNSNVDTDNKSINILDLSETDQTKILETIVSNIVDISIDDIEKTVFNAAEHILTDSSVDEKTITNRAKSLKELSAIMEKFAGSKKGAIKAKKYDTRDIVENIIHGIITVKAEQEKERSNANVYQYTEENAEENAEENVEENVEENVEENVENVEENVEENVENVEENVENVEGNVENVEGNVENVEGNVEENVENVEENVENVEENVENVEENVEENVEENVENVEENVEENVEENAEENVEENVEENAEENAEENAEENVEENVEENAEENVEEIPEEHNEQYDE